The following nucleotide sequence is from Fusarium graminearum PH-1 chromosome 1, whole genome shotgun sequence.
TGGTCAAagattttgaagatgatggcagcAATCAGGTTGACTCTCTCGTCTCCGTTGCGGAGAAGCCTCTCCCATTTCCCTGAGCGGGCATCCGGATGAGCCACAAGCTCGACGTGTTTGAGAAATTCCTCCGGGTACTCTATCAACCAGGGAGACATCCGGATTGGCCCAGTTTTACCACCAGGAAGGAAGGCCATCTGGGCAAGAACAAAAACTTCGACAGTAAGGTTGTTAAGGAATAATTCGTACCGTTCGTCGGGAAAGTCTTGATTGAGTTGTTTAAAGTCAAGACCCCGGCGGGTGGGCTTGTAAGATCGTAACTCCTCCATCCTGGCGTGAGACATCAAACACAGAAGAGCAAGTGCGTCGTATCAAATAGGCGGTTTGTCGTTAAATGCAACTGAGCCAGCAGATTCAGCGTATAAGAAAAGATATAAAACAATTAAACAAAAGGACTGGGTATAAACGAGGGACAGAAAACAGGTAACAGAACAagagttggtgttgggtATTTATCGGAAAGAGGACGCCCGGAAAGACGATGAATTGGATCCTCCAGGAAGGGCAGCAAAAAAGGTGAAGCCAGAGctgatggtgaagagagaaTTGCTTCTGGTCTTGCCCTTGGGGGCATTGTCCTTTGTCTTGTGGGCATCCTTCCCAAAGGAAGTGGCTCGAGTCTCGGgctccatgatgaatagGTTATGTGGTACTAGACTTGAGAAAGCTATTGGTATAGGTAACAAAGAGGTAGTTCAAGGTGGTGTGCCTGGGAGGGAAGCGTCTTTGTCTCGCCGGGAGATGGGCTTATTATAACTTGGTCTATATATGGAGAATACGGTACATTGGTTAGGTCGACATGAGGACAGACGAAAAGCATCGGCATGCCCACCCTGGTCAACCCACGGCTGATCGCGCAGGTCTCGGATGATGGCTCTTGAATTGAGGGGCTTACAAGAGACCTAGACTAGAAGATCGTGAGGGTGTAAGACGTTCTCTCATTCCCGAGTGGTTAACCAGTGTCTGAAGCTCGTGCATGAGAAGCTAGCGTGGGGACGTTGATGATCATCGGGGCAGGATCGTGGTGTAGAAAACGTGACGAAGCGGGTGCACACCAGCTGTCATTCACTTTGTGGGACGACTGATGTTTACAAACAACCAATAGAGGCAAGTAAAGTTCACGTTAAATCCCGCCCCTGGTAGACTAAGTCTGCTCTTGAATGGTGAGTGGTGAATTTGGGTGATGGTTTGAGGCTTAATCGGAGGCTTGGACACCTCATTTCAAGAGAGAAGTGACGCAGCAAATGCTCAAGTTGGCACAAGTTGGTCAGGAGGAAGCAGCTGACTGGATGAAAGGAATTTTGTGAAACCGCCTTTTACCGTTTGTCCAAGTTGGGTTTCTGATTGTGTTTTTTCCCTTTGTCCCTTGATTTAGCCAGATTGTaattggtgttggttgtagCTGTGCTGGCGATTGAGGAATGTCTGTCTAGATCCCAACCTGCATGGGAAATGGTGTGAGGCATGAACGACTCAAGAAACGAAGAAGCATGTTTAACTGGTTGTAAGTGGAGTAGATGGGGTCCATGAAGTTGTAGCGAGTGATGACTTGGATAATTATATGACAGCGCATGCAAAtgagcacagcacagcataGCGCCTTGGCATTGGTGAACTTCAAATTCACAACCTGACCTGACGTGGGCTCACTCccgagaagcaaaaaaaTCTGTACTCCGTTGTGCTATACGTCCGAATCAAATCGGATATCCGCGTGACTGACAATACTGCGTCATATGCAGCTGAGTTGCATTGAATTCTGTAGTTAGTCTATCGAAGCCCGATTGACGCTAGTTGACGGAGTCAGGTTTGTAACTGTTTGTGGATATTCCATCTTCgcttgttggtggttgcGGGTATCAGAGGCCTGACTGAGTAAagtaaagcaaagcaaagtaaaAGAAATCAGgtggaagaaagaaggaagatccCTTGTGTCCCTGGTCTGTTCGCTGTCCCTTGCTTGGCAAATATGTCCAAGAATGGATATGAAAGGAAATGACACCAAATCCCAGACGTACGGTTCAGATGGGAGACAAAGAGGATCTTTCTTGGCACGTGAACCTCATGTTGAAACCATGGAGTTTCAACTTTCGACTTCAGCCTCAATTAATATTTGTTACTGACCCTTGCTGAATTGATGCAAATACCTGGTCGATAAGGAGCTTCAACGAGTATCGCTTGTCTGAAACGTTTAGAGATAGTAACAGGTCTAAATGGGAAAGAGAATGAAGCCTCAAATCCTAGGCATAAACAAAGCCTCCCAAGGCATCAATAGCCCTCTTAGGAAGGAACTGAATGCTTTTACCAGTTTAGGTCACCACCTAATAATTTTTGACTTGCGCCTCGCGACACAAATCCTCTACGCACCTTCCGTGTCAAACGTCACTTTTTAGACTCTTTCCCTATCACTCCTGCTTAAAACCTTGCGACTCTTGCCTGGTGCAAAGTTGCCAACAATTTTTtaacaaaagaaaggaaTTGCTCCAAGTTCCTTCTCGCCCCACTTCTGCACCGCTTGCCTCTGTCTTTGCCTCCGCTATCATTCCTCTAAATCTGCCCCGCGATCTTTCATCCGCGAAACCCTTCATCTTGCACATCGCTCGACGAGAAAACACACAACACGATGGCTGCCGTCGCAACAGAAGCCCCCAAGATGGACGAGCAGGTCGACCTCACCACCATCCCCGTCGACCCCGCTGGCAAGGAAGACTCTTCTGAcgtcaaggatgacaagcCCGTTACTGTCTTCCATGACAAGGACAACTTCAACGTCAAGCACCCTCTCCAGAACAAGTGGACTCTTTGGTTCACCAAGCCCCCGAGCGGAAAGGTGCGAAATATCACACTCTTACGGCAATTTTTCAGATACTAACATCGATTGCAGGGCGACAACTGGAACGATCTCCTCAAGGAGGTTATCACGTTCGACTCTGTTGAAGAGTTTTGGGGCGTCTATGTGAGTCCAGAACCAAAACTTGGTTTCCCCCAACAAAATTCTAACATATTCAGAACAACGTCGCACCCGTTTCCGAACTCTCCCTCAAGTCCGACTACCACCTTTTTAAGGAAGGTGTCCGCCCTGAGTGGGAGGATCCCCAGAACAAGCACGGTGGCAAGTGGTCTTACCAGTATAAGGACAAGCGCAACATCGATATCGATCGTCTGTGGCTCCAGGTTATGATGGGCGCTATCGGCGAGACTCTTGAGaacgaagatgatggcgaagttATGGGAGTTGTTGTCAACGTCCGTAAGGCATTCTTCCGTATCGGCGTCTGGACTCGCACCATAGGAAAGAGCATTCCGGGCCGAGGTGAAGGTGATGTTGCCGGCGGTAAGGGCCGTAGCGGAGAGAAGGGTAAGGAGATTCTCCTGTCTATCGGACGCCGCTTCAAGGAGGTCCTCGAGCTGCCCGCTTCCGAGCAAGTTGAGTTCTCCGGTCACACCGACAGTGCTCACTCTGGCAGCACGagagccaaggcc
It contains:
- a CDS encoding eukaryotic translation initiation factor 4E-2, with protein sequence MAAVATEAPKMDEQVDLTTIPVDPAGKEDSSDVKDDKPVTVFHDKDNFNVKHPLQNKWTLWFTKPPSGKGDNWNDLLKEVITFDSVEEFWGVYNNVAPVSELSLKSDYHLFKEGVRPEWEDPQNKHGGKWSYQYKDKRNIDIDRLWLQVMMGAIGETLENEDDGEVMGVVVNVRKAFFRIGVWTRTIGKSIPGRGEGDVAGGKGRSGEKGKEILLSIGRRFKEVLELPASEQVEFSGHTDSAHSGSTRAKAKHVV